Proteins found in one Miscanthus floridulus cultivar M001 chromosome 4, ASM1932011v1, whole genome shotgun sequence genomic segment:
- the LOC136550168 gene encoding myricetin 3-O-rhamnoside 1,2-glucosyltransferase UGT709G2-like produces the protein MGGMERLLVPTRLAGSPQEALAGVLGAARACMASPPHVLVFPFPVQGHINCLLHFATGLAAEGLRVTFLHTDYNFRRLGRDPPAPGSPHLRFVSVPDGLPDGHPRSMRGFGELMESLRTKCSVAYRALLASLQAPSADADVFPPVTCVVADGLLPFGTDIPEELGVPANAFRTASACSFLAYLSVPKLLELGQLPFPEGGDLDEPVLGVPGMESYLRRRDLPRQCRNLTTNHDDPMLQTVVAVTAHSRTARALVLNTAVSLESSALAQIAPHMRDVFAVGPLHAMFPEPAAATSLCHEDGGCMAWLDGQEDSSVVYVSLGSLAVITSQQFEELLARLVATGHAFLWVLRPDAVEASGDGDAVSLRVREAIRSPGSGGRACFVAWAPQRDVLRHRAVGCFLTHAGWNSTMEGIVGGLPMVCWPFFADQQINSRFVAAVWRNGLDMKDVCDRVTVESMVREAMQCTEMRRSAQALTEQVRRDIAEGGSSATEFQQLLRFIKELSASPPPCAPGATSLRSKSDNPEW, from the coding sequence ATGGGCGGGATGGAACGCCTGCTGGTGCCTACTAGACTCGCAGGCAGCCCGCAGGAGGCGCTCGCCGGAGTCCTTGGCGCTGCACGGGCATGCATGGCGTCGCCACCGCACGTACTGGTGTTCCCGTTCCCCGTGCAGGGCCACATCAACTGCCTGCTCCACTTCGCCACGGGGCTCGCCGCCGAAGGCCTCCGCGTCACCTTCCTGCACACTGACTACAACTTCCGGCGCCTCGGACGGGACCCGCCGGCCCCCGGTTCGCCGCACCTCCGTTTCGTGTCCGTGCCCGACGGCCTCCCCGATGGCCATCCGCGCTCCATGCGCGGCTTCGGGGAGCTCATGGAGTCCCTGCGGACCAAGTGCAGCGTCGCGTACCGCGCTCTGCTCGCCTCTCTGCAAGCGCCGAGCGCCGACGCTGACGTCTTCCCGCCGGTGACGTGCGTCGTCGCCGACGGCTTGCTGCCGTTCGGCACCGACATCCCTGAGGAGCTCGGTGTGCCGGCGAACGCCTTCCGCACGGCAAGCGCGTGCAGCTTCCTGGCGTACCTGTCGGTTCCCAAGCTTTTGGAGCTCGGCCAGCTCCCATTCCCTGAAGGCGGGGACCTCGACGAGCCGGTGCTTGGCGTTCCGGGGATGGAGAGCTACCTTCGGCGGCGGGACCTCCCCAGACAGTGCCGAAACCTCACCACGAACCATGACGACCCCATGCTGCAAACGGTGGTCGCGGTCACCGCGCACAGCCGCACGGCGCGGGCGCTCGTACTCAACACGGCCGTGTCCCTCGAGTCGTCAGCTCTAGCGCAGATAGCGCCACACATGCGCGACGTGTTCGCCGTCGGGCCTCTCCACGCCATGTTCCCGGAGCCAGCGGCCGCCACGAGCCTATGCCACGAGGACGGCGGCTGCATGGCGTGGCTCGACGGCCAGGAGGACAGTTCCGTCGTGTACGTGAGCTTGGGGAGCCTCGCCGTCATCACGAGCCAGCAGTTCGAAGAGCTGTTGGCCAGGCTCGTCGCCACAGGGCACGCGTTCCTCTGGGTGCTCCGGCCAGACGCGGTCGAGGCGAGTGGAGATGGAGACGCCGTCTCCCTCCGAGTTCGAGAGGCCATCCGCTCGCCGGGGAGCGGCGGCAGGGCGTGCTTCGTGGCGTGGGCGCCGCAGCGAGACGTGCTGCGGCACCGCGCGGTGGGGTGCTTCCTGACGCACGCCGGGTGGAACTCGACCATGGAGGGCATCGTCGGGGGCCTGCCCATGGTTTGCTGGCCCTTCTTCGCCGACCAGCAGATCAACAGCCGCTTCGTGGCCGCCGTGTGGAGGAACGGGCTGGACATGAAGGACGTGTGCGACAGGGTAACCGTGGAGAGCATGGTGAGGGAAGCGATGCAGTGTACCGAGATGAGGAGATCGGCGCAAGCTCTTACGGAACAGGTGAGACGGGACATTGCCGAGGGTGGGTCTTCCGCGACGGAGTTCCAGCAGCTCCTcaggttcatcaaggaactcAGCGCGTCGCCACCGCCCTGTGCGCCAGGCGCCACCAGCCTACGTAGTAAATCCGACAATCCAGAATGGTAG